Below is a window of Natronorubrum halophilum DNA.
ACCATCCGCGGTGCCGCCGGCGCGAGCGTCCTGAACGGCGAACTGCTGCTCGAGAACGGCTACCTCTAGATCGATCTCGAATCCCCGTTGCTTCGGTTCGGGTTGAAACGGATCAGCCGACGAGTTGCCGTAGTGATGATACGGACGGTTCGTTCTTCCTTCCTTACCGGTCACCGATTCGTCCCTGTGTGATTTGGCGGCGCACACTAGTACGGACGGTCCCAACGACGGGTATGATTCCAGTCATCTCCGATCCGGAATCGTTGACGGCCGTCTCCGCCGGCTCTAACACCGAGTCGGATTCGCGCGACGTCCTCGCCGACTCGCGACGCCGGGCCGTGCTCCGCTACCTGGACGCCCGCGAGGGCCCCGTCTCGCTATCGGATCTCGCGGACCACCTCGTGCTCGAGGGCCGGACGGAAGACCGAAGCGCGCTCTCCGGTTACGGTGACGCGCTCCTCGGGGCGCGCCGTCGCATCCGGATTTCGCTTCGCCACGGTCACGTCCCGAAGTTGGCGGACGCCGACGCCGTCGCGTTCGATCACGAGACGAACACCGTTTCGCTGGGCGAACGGAGCGCGGAGTTCCTCGAGCGAGTCGCGGCGATCGACGACGCCCGGTAGTCCGGCAGCGTCGCCGAGACATCGATCTCGAAACTCGATGAAGACCACAGGCGTAATGCGCTACGACGACCCGGCCTGTGGCAGGGCAACGACCGGGACGGACGCCTCTTTGACCAGTCGCCGCGCCACGTTCCCGGTGAGTAGTTCCGCAAACCGGTTGCTCTTTCGGGGAGTGAAGACGACGGCGTCGACGTCGCGCGCCTCCGCTTCGGCGAAAATCCGTTCGACGATGTCGGTGCCGTAGAGCACGTCCGTCTCGATCGCCGCGTTCGTGGACTCGAGTGGCCGACGCGTCCGCTCGAATATCTCCTCGGCATACTCCTCGCGTTGGTCCATCGAGGCCTTGTCTGGCGCGCCGCCGGCCTTTTCGATCACGTTGACGATCACGACCGAACTCGTCGACGCGAGATAGGGAGCGAGCGCTTCGGCCGTCCGCTCGCCGTCGTCCGGATCCGCCGCTGGGACGAGGATCGTCCCCTCGAACGTGAGCGTCACCGCGAGTCCTCCGACCGCTCGTGATCGCTCGTCGAACTACCGGTGCAGACGCGTTCCAGTTCCATACCCGACGTTCGACCTACCGCATGAAAAAAGTACAGTCAACGGTGAGCGATCGCGAGACGGATCGTAGTTACGCTGCAGGTGGCTCGCGAGTACGATTATCAGGGGAGTACCTGATTCTCGAGTTCAGCGGCTGGATCGTGGGCGAACCGACGGGCGTTCTCCGCGACGATATCTGCGAGTCGCTCGTAGTACTCGGGAGTGTAGCCCGCGTTGTGCGGCGTGATCTGGACGTTCTCGAGGGTCCATAGCGGGTGCTCTTCGGGGAGCGGTTCGGGGTCGGTGACGTCCAGCGACGCGCCACGGATCCAGTTCGAACGTAGCGCCTCGACGAGCGCGTCGGTGTCGACGACCGGCCCGCGCGCGATATTGACGAGGACGGCGTCGGGGTCGAGCGTCACAAACGCCTCGCGGTCGAGCAGCCCTCGAGTGGTTTCGGTGAGCGGACACGCGAGGACGAGATAGTCCGTTTTCGCCAGCGCCGCGTCGAAGGCGTCCCCCTCGAAACCGATCACCTCGTCCGTCGGTCCGCCCTTTTCGGGCGTATAACGCGCGCCGATCGTCTCGACGCCGAAGGGCTCGAGGCGCTCGCAGACCGCCCGTCCGATCGCTCCGAGCCCGACGATCGTTACCGTCGATCCCTGCAGTTCGTGGGTCTGATAGTGACGCCACTCCCGGCGGCGCTGGTGGCGCGCCCCGACGTGAAACCGGCGCGCGAATCGGAGGATCGCCCCCAGCACGTGCTCGCCGATGTTGGGGCCGTGGACTCCGGACGCGTTCGTCACCGTGACGCCGCGTTCCTCGAGTCGCTCGAGGGGAAGGTGGCCAGTCCCCGCGTACGCACACGCGAAGACTTCGAGGTTCTCGGCGGCCTCGAGGAGGTCGTCACCGAGCGTCATTCCGGTAACGAATCGGGCGTCTTCGATCTTCTCGCGCTCCTCGGCGGGCGTTCGGGCGAGTTCGACCGTCCGGTTCGGAAGCCGCTCGCGGACGGCGGCGACGTACTGTTCGACCGGGATCCCGTGGGTCCCCGTTCGGAGGACGAGTACGTCAGCCGTGTCCGTGATCGCGGTGGCATCGCCTTCGACATCGCTCCCAAAGTCGGTCATGTCCGGTTCCTCGAGCGGTGTGATCAAAAGCGTTCGTCTCCCAGCAGTCGACTCGGGACGTACGCGTCGAGACGCGGGCCGCCGCCGCGGGAGTATACCGTCTCGCGTGGCATTCATCCCTGACAGGAATTTCACGCAGTTTAAGACGGCCGACTGAGTTTCACTGGTGTATGGAACGCGTTGACGTCGCCATCGTCGGTGGGGGCCCCGCAGGTACGTCCGCAGCCGAACGGGCCGCCGTCCACGGTGCCGAGACGGTCCTCTTCGAACAGGGCGTCCCGCGGGAAGACCGCGACGGAATCGGTCCGGATTCGACCGACGCCGCCGGCATGCTTGACTACTGGATCGACATCATGGACTTCGACTATCGGGAGATTCCCGACGAGGTCATCCACCGGGAACTCGAGGCGACCGAATTCATCGGTCCCAACAGCGCCGTCAGACTGACGACGACCGGAATCGAAGCCAGCTATCCCAAGTTCGGCTACACCTTCCACCGCGCACGAATGGACGACTGGCTCCACGAACGCGCGGACGACGCCGGCGCTGATCTCCGCGTCGGGACCGGCGTCAAAGACCTCGAGACGGATCTCCGGGCCTCGAGTTCGAAGGGGCCGACTCACACGTTGACCCTCTCGAACGGCGACCAGCTCGAGGCACAGTACGTCGTCCTCGCCGACGGTCCGCAGCGTCGAATCACCCTCGACGCGCTCGACCAGTTTACGGCACCCGGCCGCAGCGTCTCCGACTACCTCTCGCCGCCGACGGCCAACCACATCGCCTACCAGGAGTATCGAGAGTTCCCCGAAGAGCTATTCGAGGAGTTCGAGGACACCCTCAAATTCTGGTGGGGCTACATGCCCGGCGAGACCGCCTACCCGTGGGTGTTCCCCAACGACGGGACGGTCGCCCGCGTCGGCCTGACGATGCCCATCGGTATGGAACTCGAGGATGTCGAAAACCCCGGCTCCTACCGGTTGCTCCACCCCGACGACGACCAACTGCCGTCGGGGTCGGAGTACATCACCCGGCTGCTCGAGCAGGAGTACGGCGACGAGTACGACGTCGAGGAGGACATCCCGATCGTCGAGGACCGCGGAAAGTCGAAGGGGACCGAAACCTATCCGATCTCGTCGACGCGACCGATCGAGTCGCCCGTCGGTGCGAACATCGCCGTCGCCGGCGGCGCGATGGGGACGACGTCGGCCTTCCACGAGGGCGGCTACCACGTCGCCGTTCGCACGGGGAAAATCGCGGGTCGACTGGCCGGGACGGACTCGCTCGAGAACTACAACGACATCTGGAAACGCGCCATCGGCGACGAAATCCTTCGAAACGTCGCCTTTGCCGATATCGTCAAGGACTACCAGCCCGACGACTGGGACTGGGCCTTCGACGTCATCAACGACATGCAGAGCAGCGGCACCGGAAACGTGATGACCGGCAGGGGATACTCCGCCGGCCTCGGCGCAACGAAGATCTTACTCGCCTACAAGAAACGGAAGTTCGACTACCGTAACGGCGGCTACGTCCAGCTGCGCGAAGACGAGTATCTCTACTGAATTCCGCGTTCTCCCTCGGAATGTCTCGAGTCGAGAGGAAACGCCTTCCGCTCACGAGCGTTCGTACCCGATTGTCAGCGTACGAACTCGATACGAGACCGTAAACGGCGATCTTTTTTCCGACTCGACGTGGAACCGGGAGTATGAGCGCCCGGTTCAGCGACTCGAGCGATTCGGACGACGGGCCAGTTGAGACACCGGTGATCCGGACCGATGGGTCCGGCCACGAGGCCTCACGCGGCGATCCACCGGACGGACACGCCGGCCCCGTCGGTCCCAGCACGCCGGAAAACTACGGCGGGCCGGGAGACCACTCCGAACACGGCGACGACGGACACGAACACCGCAGCCGCTGGCCCCTCGTCGCCGCACTCGGTGCCGGCGGCCTCTACAGCGGACTCGCGATCGCCCTGCTCGGGATTACAGCCGGCGTCGTACCGCCGCTGCTCGGGGTTTTCCTCGCCGTCGTCGGGACGATGGGCCTGCTGGCCGGCGTCGCCGGCTGGGTCGACGAAGCGTTTCTCGCGCCCGCCCGAAACGGAGTCGGGCCGACGAAGTCGCGTGATTCGTACGTCTCGACGACGCTGCTCTTCCTCGCGACCGACGTCTCGACGTTCGGCGCACTGATCATCTACTACTTCTTCGTCCGAATCGGTAGCTGGCCGCCGGCGGAGTTACCGCCGCTTTTGACCTCGCTCGTGGTAGTCAACACGCTGATCCTGATCTCGAGCAGCGTGACGTTCCACTACGCCCACGAGGCCCTGTACGACGGGAACCGGCGTCGGTTTTTAGCACTGCTCGGGACGACGCTCGCCCTCGGGATCGTCTTCCTCGGCGGACAGGCCTACGAGTACTACGAGTTCATCGTCCACGAGGGCTTTTCCCTTTCCGAAGGTATCTTCGGGAGCGCCTTCTTCGGGCTAACCGGCCTCCACGGGATCCACGTCGCGTTGGGCATCGGCGGCATCGCCGTCCTCTTCTGGCGGGCGCTGCGAGGGTACTACGGCCCAGACCAGGACACCTCCATCGCGACCGTCTCGTTGTACTGGCACTTCGTCGACATCGTCTGGGTGTTCCTCGTGACCGTCCTCTACGTCGGTGCCAGCGTCTGAGCCGCCGGGAGCGCGCACTCCGACGGACGGCGACCGCAGCGAGCGCTGATCGCCCCCGACAACTGTACTCCGGGCGGACGGAAGTTTCGACCGCGCCGGTCGCTCGAACTCCTGTACACCGGTACGCTCGCCCGTCTCAAGGACGGTCGTCCCCAGCCTCGAGGTCCGTCTCGAGAACGCGCAACGTCGGGTCGCCACAGTCACAGAACGCCGTCTGGCCGAGGGGTTTGTGCGTCCCGTCGGGCCAGATCTGAACGATACCGATCGCTCCGCAGCGCTCGCACTTCGCCGCGGCGCGCCGTCTCTCGCCGTTTTCGACCACTACATTCACCTCACAGGGATGAATTGGTACCACAGCGAGTCGGGAAAAACCCCGGTGGCCGTTCGTGCTCGATTACACGAACCCACGACCGCGTACGTCCGCCGAGGGCATCCGTTACGGATCGTCTCGAGAGAGCGCTTACTCCTCGGGTGGCGACCCGTCGCCACCTCTCCCGTCCTCGAGTCCGACGGTGACGTACCTGTGATTCGTCTCGGACGGCGACCCCCAAACGGAGCCGAGCGAAATCGTGTCTCCGGACCGGAGCGCGCCCGTCCGGGCCTCCGTCTCGGGTCCCCCGTTGCCGTTTCCTTCGGGTCCGGGCGTCGCTCCATCGCGACCGTCGTCCGCGAACAGAAGCGCCTGATACGATGGGGCGTGGTCGTAGGAGATCACGTACGTTTGATACGGCCCCTCGAGTCCCGTCGGCTGCCAGGTTATGGCGTCATCGACCGTGATCTGACTGTTCGGTATGTGCTGATAGGATCGCATCAGTCCCTGCTCGAGTGGCCGACTCGAGTCGGCGTTACCCCGGGCGTCACCGGACGCTGCGCCTGCACTCGAGGGACCGACGAGAACCCCCGTCGTGGCCAGTCCGTACTTGATGAACGTTCGTCGCGATGTCGATCCTGAGGTGTCCTGTTGCATTGGTAGTACCATCTTTACGTCCGACCACCGAGGCTATCATAATGGTTTGCCATGCTGACACAACGCCGCCACCATATGTCAGTACAACGGCGCGTAGGCAAGTAACACCATTATCAGGATCGTTGTGGGGAGAACGGAGTGGATGTTCTTCCAAGAACCGGAACTCCAGTACGAGGTTACCGTCGAAGAACCGGATCCCCACTTCGCCAAGCTTCTGCAGCAAGCGATCGGCGGCCAGGAGGGCGAGATGCGCGTCGCCATGCAGTACATGTTCCAGGCCTGGGCGCTGCCCGAGGACTACGAGGAATATCGGAACCTGCTGATGGAAACCGCCGCCGAGGAGCTCGGTCACATCGAAATGCTCGCCACCGCGGTCACGAAGAACCTCCGAGGCTCGCCCAAGCAGATGGACGACGACGCCCGGGAAACCGCAGCCACCGCCGCGGCGATGACCGGACAGAACCCGCGTCAGTTCCTCTCGGCCGGCCAGTCGGCGATGCCCGTCGACAGCAACGGCGTTCCGTTCACCGGGGGCTATATCGCCGCGTCGGGCAACCTCGCCGGGGATCTCTACGCGAACGTGATGGCCGAGGCGACCGGTCGGACCCTCGCAACTCGCCTCTGGGAGTACACCGACGATCCGGGCATGAAGGACATGCTCTCCTATCTAATCGCCCGGGACACCATGCACCAGAACCAGTGGCTCGAGGCCCTGGAAACGTTGGACGATCCGGTGCCGGTGCCCGCGAGCTTTCCGCAGGAACAGGAGAACCAGGAATACAACTACACGTTCATCTCGACCCGGTGCGAACAGCAGCCCGATCCCGGCTACCCCTGGACCCAGGGCGAAGCGCCGGACGGCAAGGGCCAGTTCTCCTACGCCCCCGAACAGCCGGGTGACGGAGAGGTCGTCGCTCCCCAGCCGGATCCGATGACGAACAACGAACCGAACAGAACCGACGAGTCGACCACCAACGGGTCGAACACGGCGAGCGGATCGGACGCCGCGACCGATTCGAACAAGTCGAACACCTCTAACGAGTCGAACAGGTAGCACGAGCGCGACGCACCCGCCTCGTTTCGTACCGTTGCGCTTCCCGATCGACACCAGTCGAACGTAGTTTTCGATCCCGGAATCATCGATGGAACCGAGCGCTAGCGTTGCATCCGCTCCTCGAAGCCGGCCATCTTCCGATAGATTGGCGGTGTCAACACGCCCAGAACGCCGATGAAAATCGCGACGCCGCCGATCGGGAACAACAGCGGCTCGACCTCGAGACAGGTATTTTGAGACGTGATCTGGACGTAGTAGCGCTCGCCTTCGTACTCGACGATCACCCCCTCGAGCAGCGCCTCCTCGTTCGAACCCTCGCCGTCGATTGTCCCCTCCCGAAGCGGACTGTCGATCGCTTCCTCGAGGGCTTGTCGTTCGGCGGTCGAGAGTTCCTGGGCTGGCAGTTCCTCGATAGTCGCCGTCGCTCCGCCGTATTCGTCCGCGGGT
It encodes the following:
- a CDS encoding DUF7344 domain-containing protein, whose amino-acid sequence is MIPVISDPESLTAVSAGSNTESDSRDVLADSRRRAVLRYLDAREGPVSLSDLADHLVLEGRTEDRSALSGYGDALLGARRRIRISLRHGHVPKLADADAVAFDHETNTVSLGERSAEFLERVAAIDDAR
- a CDS encoding universal stress protein; this encodes MTLTFEGTILVPAADPDDGERTAEALAPYLASTSSVVIVNVIEKAGGAPDKASMDQREEYAEEIFERTRRPLESTNAAIETDVLYGTDIVERIFAEAEARDVDAVVFTPRKSNRFAELLTGNVARRLVKEASVPVVALPQAGSS
- a CDS encoding D-2-hydroxyacid dehydrogenase; translation: MTDFGSDVEGDATAITDTADVLVLRTGTHGIPVEQYVAAVRERLPNRTVELARTPAEEREKIEDARFVTGMTLGDDLLEAAENLEVFACAYAGTGHLPLERLEERGVTVTNASGVHGPNIGEHVLGAILRFARRFHVGARHQRRREWRHYQTHELQGSTVTIVGLGAIGRAVCERLEPFGVETIGARYTPEKGGPTDEVIGFEGDAFDAALAKTDYLVLACPLTETTRGLLDREAFVTLDPDAVLVNIARGPVVDTDALVEALRSNWIRGASLDVTDPEPLPEEHPLWTLENVQITPHNAGYTPEYYERLADIVAENARRFAHDPAAELENQVLP
- a CDS encoding NAD(P)/FAD-dependent oxidoreductase, with amino-acid sequence MERVDVAIVGGGPAGTSAAERAAVHGAETVLFEQGVPREDRDGIGPDSTDAAGMLDYWIDIMDFDYREIPDEVIHRELEATEFIGPNSAVRLTTTGIEASYPKFGYTFHRARMDDWLHERADDAGADLRVGTGVKDLETDLRASSSKGPTHTLTLSNGDQLEAQYVVLADGPQRRITLDALDQFTAPGRSVSDYLSPPTANHIAYQEYREFPEELFEEFEDTLKFWWGYMPGETAYPWVFPNDGTVARVGLTMPIGMELEDVENPGSYRLLHPDDDQLPSGSEYITRLLEQEYGDEYDVEEDIPIVEDRGKSKGTETYPISSTRPIESPVGANIAVAGGAMGTTSAFHEGGYHVAVRTGKIAGRLAGTDSLENYNDIWKRAIGDEILRNVAFADIVKDYQPDDWDWAFDVINDMQSSGTGNVMTGRGYSAGLGATKILLAYKKRKFDYRNGGYVQLREDEYLY
- a CDS encoding cytochrome c oxidase subunit 3, which produces MSARFSDSSDSDDGPVETPVIRTDGSGHEASRGDPPDGHAGPVGPSTPENYGGPGDHSEHGDDGHEHRSRWPLVAALGAGGLYSGLAIALLGITAGVVPPLLGVFLAVVGTMGLLAGVAGWVDEAFLAPARNGVGPTKSRDSYVSTTLLFLATDVSTFGALIIYYFFVRIGSWPPAELPPLLTSLVVVNTLILISSSVTFHYAHEALYDGNRRRFLALLGTTLALGIVFLGGQAYEYYEFIVHEGFSLSEGIFGSAFFGLTGLHGIHVALGIGGIAVLFWRALRGYYGPDQDTSIATVSLYWHFVDIVWVFLVTVLYVGASV
- a CDS encoding manganese catalase family protein, translating into MFFQEPELQYEVTVEEPDPHFAKLLQQAIGGQEGEMRVAMQYMFQAWALPEDYEEYRNLLMETAAEELGHIEMLATAVTKNLRGSPKQMDDDARETAATAAAMTGQNPRQFLSAGQSAMPVDSNGVPFTGGYIAASGNLAGDLYANVMAEATGRTLATRLWEYTDDPGMKDMLSYLIARDTMHQNQWLEALETLDDPVPVPASFPQEQENQEYNYTFISTRCEQQPDPGYPWTQGEAPDGKGQFSYAPEQPGDGEVVAPQPDPMTNNEPNRTDESTTNGSNTASGSDAATDSNKSNTSNESNR